One segment of Erigeron canadensis isolate Cc75 chromosome 2, C_canadensis_v1, whole genome shotgun sequence DNA contains the following:
- the LOC122589818 gene encoding wall-associated receptor kinase 2-like, protein MLLHIMKIMCLEFTTIIILSLVISTLEAGSNSSSSSSSSSMMSNNIIAKPGCPTKCGQVTVPYPFGIGQDTGCSLDNATFYVTCNTSYNPPRLFLTNSSIQIYNISDSELRIYTGVSYRCYYPNGTEDSYDYIWSTNLNTFTFSEKNMFTVIGCDDYALITGEEGDNYSSGCIGLCSGPVDTLPDGRCLGEGCCQTSIRKGLQYYNITLRSFKNHVDLWSINDCGYAFLGEVGTFKFLGASDLAYSSGLEKRVEATVQVVVDWVIGRDQTCTNATECKENSHCYDVEGGGYRCKCDKGYEGNPYLDQGCQDIDECEHLQIYPCYGQCINTPGSYNCTTCPLGYVSFACPGQSVIVHSKKIPIIFILLGVVLGIWILVLAFWMSKVVRKRKDKKRREKFFKRNGGLLLQQQTSNGEDAIERTRIFRARELEKATDQYNNNRIVGRGGQGTVYKGMLPNGKIVAVKRSVLVDETQVESFINEVFLLSQISHRNVVKLLGCCLETEVPVLVYEFIPNGDLFQFIHDESYEFPTLWSIRITIATEVAGALAYMHSATSIPIYHRDIKSSNILLDEKFRAKLSDFGISKSVMGDQTHLSTLVKGTYGYLDPEYFQSNQFTEKSDVYSFGIVLVELLTGKKPIYSIGPGESRSLATFILSMDEGLILENIDHRVSDGPKEHLIAVAKLAKRCLNLNGKLRPTMKEVATELEGIRSSSH, encoded by the exons ATGCTTCTTCATATAATGAAGATCATGTGTCTAGAgtttacaacaataataatattatcattGGTAATAAGTACTCTTGAAGCTGGTTCCAACTCATCATcgagtagtagtagtagtagtatgaTGAGCAATAACATAATAGCAAAGCCCGGATGTCCAACCAAGTGCGGGCAAGTAACGGTTCCATACCCTTTCGGTATAGGCCAGGACACGGGTTGTTCCCTAGACAACGCCACATTCTACGTTACTTGTAACACTTCCTATAATCCCCCCAGGTTGTTCCTCACTAATAGCAGCATCCAAATATACAACATTTCAGATTCAGAGTTGCGTATATACACTGGAGTTAGCTATAGATGCTACTATCCTAATGGAACTGAGGATAGTTATGATTATATTTGGTCGACTAACTTAAACACATTCACTTTCTCTGAGAAGAATATGTTCACGGTCATCGGGTGTGATGATTATGCGTTGATCACAGGGGAAGAAGGTGACAACTATTCCAGTGGTTGTATTGGACTATGCAGCGGACCAGTAGATACATTGCCGGATGGGCGTTGCTTAGGGGAAGGCTGTTGTCAGACCTCTATAAGAAAAGGTCTccaatattataatattacaCTCAGATCGTTTAAGAACCACGTGGATCTTTGGTCCATCAATGACTGTGGCTATGCGTTCCTTGGTGAGGTTGGCACTTTTAAGTTTCTCGGTGCCAGTGATCTAGCTTATTCTTCAGGCTTAGAGAAGAGGGTCGAGGCGACTGTTCAAGTTGTAGTCGATTGGGTTATTGGACGTGACCAAACTTGCACCAATGCTACAGAATGCAAAGAGAATAGCCATTGTTATGACGTAGAAGGTGGTGGGTATCGATGTAAATGCGACAAAGGTTATGAGGGTAACCCATATCTTGATCAAGGCTGCCAAG ACATCGATGAGTGCGAGCATCTACAAATCTACCCTTGCTATGGTCAATGCATTAATACTCCAGGGAGTTACAATTGTACTACTTGTCCGCTAGGATATGTATCATTTGCTTGCCCAGGACAATCAGTTATTGTCCATTCAAAAAAAATCCCAATCATATTCATTTTATTAG GAGTTGTATTGGGCATTTGGATACTAGTTCTAGCATTTTGGATGAGCAAAGTAGTCCGAAAGAGGAAAGATAAGAAGCGTAGAGAGAAGTTCTTTAAAAGAAACGGTGGattgttgttgcaacaacaaaCGTCAAACGGTGAAGATGCAATTGAGAGAACTAGAATTTTCAGAGCAAGAGAGTTAGAAAAGGCCACCGATCAATACAACAACAACAGAATAGTTGGACGAGGAGGGCAAGGAACAGTATACAAAGGCATGTTACCAAATGGAAAAATAGTAGCAGTAAAGAGGTCTGTATTGGTGGATGAAACTCAAGTTGAGTCATTTATCAATGAGGTATTTTTACTTTCCCAAATTAGCCACAGAAATGTGGTAAAGCTATTGGGATGTTGTTTAGAAACCGAAGTCCCAGTTCTGGTCTACGAATTTATCCCAAATGGTGATCTCTTCCAGTTCATACACGATGAGAGTTACGAGTTTCCTACTTTGTGGAGCATCAGGATAACAATTGCTACCGAGGTTGCTGGAGCTCTTGCCTATATGCATTCGGCAACTTCCATTCCTATATATCATCGAGACATTAAATCTTCCAACATACTTTTGGATGAAAAATTTAGAGCAAAACTATCAGATTTTGGAATTTCAAAGTCTGTCATGGGTGATCAAACTCATTTGAGTACCTTAGTCAAAGGGACCTATGGGTACTTAGATCCTGAGTACTTTCAATCAAATCAATTTACGGAAAAAAGTGACGTTTACAGCTTTGGGATTGTTCTGGTTGAGCTTTTGACTGGAAAGAAGCCTATATATTCGATAGGCCCGGGGGAATCGAGAAGCTTGGCAACATTCATTTTGTCAATGGATGAAGGGCTTATACTGGAAAACATTGATCATCGAGTGTCAGATGGTCCAAAAGAGCACCTCATAGCAGTTGCGAAACTTGCAAAAAGATGCTTGAATTTGAATGGTAAACTACGGCCAACTATGAAAGAAGTTGCTACAGAGTTGGAGGGAATAAGATCATCGAGTCATTAA